A segment of the Vagococcus hydrophili genome:
GTAAAGCAATACCAATCATCCAGTAAACGTAACTAAGTTGAAAATTTTTATTTAACCCTTGGATTTCTTCGGCTGGACTAGTCACAACGGGTGCCACGTCACTTAAATCTTCAGTAGGTGTAGAAGGAGCTGCGGGTTGCGAGAGTTCAAAATTTTGAATGGGTTGAAGTATTCGATTATCCACATTTTTAAAGGTGATAAATGTTAAAAGAGCGACAGTCCCAATTAAAACTAAACTAATTAAAATGGTTAATTTTATTTTTAAAGATTTAAATTTCAATAACTTATTCTCCTTTGTCTATGGATTCTGAAGAAATTAATCGGTAACCTGAACCACGAATGGTTTCAATTTTAGGTGTATCTTCTCCAAATTCTCCTAATTTTTTTCTAAGTGAGAATAAGTGAAATTTTAAAGAGTTAGAAAATAAATCAACCTCACTATCCCAAACATGCTCGATTAGAGTTTCAGCGCTGGTAATTTGGTTTTGATGAAGGGTTAAGTACCTTAGAATACTGTATTCTTTAAGTGTTAATGAGAGTAGTTCATCTTTGATTTTTACTTCATTTTGATGAACATTGAGAGTCAGAGAATCAAAAGAGGCTATTTCTGGTTTCTGATAGAAAGAACGTCTTAACAGTGATTGGATTCTAGCCTCAAGAATAGGGAAATCAAAAGGTTTTGTGACGTAATCATTAGCTCCTTCAAGTAATCCTTTAACCACATCATCTGTTTCTGATTTGGCACTGAGAATCAAAATATTGATATCTTGATTTGTTTGGCGAATGATTTCAAGTAACGCAAAGCCATTTATTTTTGGTAGATTTAAATCTAAAAGGATTAAATCATAGTCGTTTTCGTGAAAAAATTCCAGTCCTTCTTCCCCATCAAAAGCTAAATCAACAGCGTAGCCTTTTTTAGTTAACCCTTTTTTCAAAAGAGTAGCCAATGTGTGTTCATCTTCAATTAAAAGTAACTTCATGATTTAATCTCCTAACCAAAACTAAGGCTAAGACAAAACATCTTTTTGTTTTGCCAAAGCCTTTTTTTATACTACTTCTATCATACTAGATTTAACCCTTTTTTTCTAAAAAAAGATCGTCTTATTTAGCCGATGTTCCTTCAGAAATAACTTGTGGTTCAACAGAAGAGACAGGTTTAATTGTTTCTGCTGATGTTTTTTCCTCTTCTTTAACTTCAACACCCGTTTGCGCTGGAGTACTTGCTACAGAAGAAACTGATTCTGCTTCTTCTTTGACTACTGGTTCATTGACACTACTGGCGTTTACAAGTGTACCTACTCCGATAATTGATAAAATTCCTGCTGCGACTGCTAATTTTTTTAATGACATATGAATGTCCTCCTTCATAGTTTTAGTAACACTCTTAGTATATAAAATAGAAGGTTAGATGAAGGTTAGTTTTTAGTAAACGATGAGAAATTAAATCAGATTAACAAATACGAAAGCTATTTGAGAGGTTTAATGTTAAAATAAATATACAAAATAAAATTTTTTGATAAGGAATGAGAAAATGTTTATTTGGATAATTGCTATTATTTTAATCATCGTAATAGGTATTTGTATTTATGGGGCTCATTTTTTTGTGAATGTTGCTTTTTATAAGGATTCAACGTGGTTTGCAAAAAAAGGGCATGCTTTGTTCAATCCGGATAACTTTAACCGAGAAAAAACGGTGTACACAGAAATAGAAGATCGCCAAAATGAAGAAGGTCATCGCTTTTGGGAAGAAGAAGCCACAGAAGAAATTTTTATGAAATGGAACAATGAAACGTTGTGTGCTAGAGAATTTAAAGCAATGCCTCACAGCAATAAATGGATCATTGCCGTTCATGGTTACCGATCTTCTGGGAAAAGAGACATGTCTTATCCTGCAAAAGTATTTAATGAAGTAGGGTTTAATGTTTTAGTACCTGATTTACAGTCTCACGGTAAAAGTACGGGGAATGAAATCGGTATGGGATGGCTTGAAAAGGAAAATGTCAAAGCATGGATTGATAAAATTATTAGTCACTATCCAGAAGCTGAGATTACTCTTTTTGGTGGATCGATGGGAGCTGCCACTGTCATGATGACAAGTGGGGAAGAACTTCCCAAACAGGTAAAAGTACTAGTCGCAGATTGTGGCTATACAACTGTTTATAATGAATTTTCGTATCTGTTGTCATCAGCACTTAAATTACCAGCAAGCCCAATTTTATTTTTTGCTAACTTTTTTGCTAAATCTAAATTAGGTTTTACTTTAAAAGAAGCATCTAGTGTGGACCAGCTTAAAAAGAATACGCGTCCTATTTTGTTCTTCCACGGAACGGCTGATAAGTTTGTTCCTCACGAAATGGTTTATCGAAACATGGAAGCTACAACGAGCGTGAAAGAAGTGATGATTGTGGAAAATGCGCCACATCTTTGTTCTTGGGTGTATGATGAAACAAGATATTTTAAAACAGTTCTAGAATTTATAGATGAAAATTTAACAAAGGGAGAAGGACATGGAAACTAAAAAAAATATGAAACTAGCCATGATGCTGATTTTATTCGCAGCAACAATGAGTAGTTTAGGGCAATTAGCCTGGAAAATTGGAGCCGATGCCACAGATTCAAAATTTGCCATTTTAATGTATATTGTGGGGTTAATTTTGGCGGGAGTCGGGATGGTCGTGTTAATGATTTCCTTTAGATTTGGAGATGTTTCGATTTTACAACCAATGATGAGTGTTGGTTTTGCCTTATCGATAGTTTTTGGGGCAATGTTTTTAAATGAAGGCATCACAACAATGAAAGTTATTGGAACACTGTTTATTATTGGTGGATCAGCTCTTTTAGGCTATGAAGGAGGTAAAGACAATGACTGATATTTTAAAAATTGTTCTGATTTTAATTGTCACGACTCTTTCAGGTAGTATTGGGGCATTAGCTTTAAAACAAGGGATGAATGAATTAGCGGAAGTAACGTTTGTTAAGGCGATTACTAACAAGTGGTTACTCATTGGCTGTTTCCTATACATTGTCAGTGCCGCGACTAATATTGTATTATTTAAATTTTTGGATTATTCAATTGCTTTTCCAATGACTTCCTTAACTTATGTTTGGACGGTCTTTATTTCTTATTTTACGTTCAAAGAAAAGATTACACCTTTAAAATTATTGTCAGTCGGTTTGATTATGATTGGCGTTGTTATCATAAGTCAATAAAATTAAGAGGTTGTGACAGAAGTGTTCAGCTTCAAGAAATAAGAAGGAAATCACGAAAATTGCTTTTCAAATTTTTGTGATTTTCGGCTTATTTCTGAAGAAGCTACTTCTGTGACACCGTTTAGATTGTAAAAAAGGGACTGCGACGTACTTATAAAATGTCGCAGCCTCTTTTTTGTTATTTGTAGAAAACAGTCAATAAATGTTAAAATAAGTGAAGTGAAACTTATATAAAGGTGGAATTCAACATATGTATCGATTAGCCGTAGATATTGGAACAACCAACATAAAACTTTGCTTATTTGAAAATTATCGTTTAGAAGAAAAAATAGATGTTAATATTGAAACACAGTTTGAAGGAAGCGGGAAGGTCTTTCAAAACCCAGCTAAAATTTTACAACAAATTAAAAGAAATATTCGAAAAATAACTCAAAAAGGCTTTGAAATTGATGCAATCAGTTTTAGTACCGCCATGCACAGTATCATGCCAGTCATGGAAACCGTCTATGACGAAGAAATGTTTATTTGGTTAGACACCCAAGCGAGTGACTTTGTTAAGAAGTTTAAAAAAATAGATTTAGCAGATCAATTTTATCAAAAAACGGGAACACCGATTCATGAGATGTCGCCTTTTTCTAAAATTGCTGTTTTAAGTAGAAAAAATGACTATCAAAAAGCTCAAAAATGGATTGGTTTTAAAGAATATCTCATGAAGGCTTTTACAGGTGAAGAGGTAATTGATTACTCCACTGCCTCGGCTACTGGGTTATTCAATATTCATGAGATGAAATGGGACGAAGATATTTTAAGTTTTCTAAAATTAGAAGAGAGCAAGTTAGCCAAATTAGTGGACACAGATACTCATTATCCTATCAAAAAAGACATTGCTGATGAACTTCTTCTATCTCGAGAGCTCCAAGTTTATGTAGGAGCTTGTGATGGCTGTTTGGCGAGTTTAGCTAGTTATTTAGGCAATGGTACAGCGAGCACGTTAACTGTTGGAACAAGTGGAGCAGTTAGAAAACTAACGAAAAAAATTGAACTAGATGATGAAGGTAAGACCTTTTGTTATTACTTAAATAAAGAGTATTGGGTCGTGGGCGGCGCAACGAATAATGGTGGACAAGTTCTTTCATGGGCGAATAAAATGTTTTATCAAGAGTCAACAATCTATAAGGATTTAGAGCATATTTTTAAAGTGTCTCCTATTGGTAGTAATGGCATTCAGTTTTTACCTTATATTGCTGGTGAGCGGGCACCTTTATGGAACGGAGAGGCAACAGGTAGTTTTTCTGGTATGTCAATTAATCATCAACGGGAAGATATGTTGAGAAGTCTAATCGAAGGAGTCATATTTAATTTGCGCTATATTAGTGAGTTGGTTGAGCTGGATACAAGAGATTTATCAATTAGTGGTGGTTTCTTTGATTCACCCTATCTATCAACCTTAGCAGCTGATATTTTTGGTAAAAATTGCATTCAATCTGTCTTTTCAGAACCTAGTTTTGGCCTGATTTGTTTAATGAATCCACCGAAAAAATCAATTATTTCCGATCAAAAAAGAATTTTTACAAGTCTAGAAAATCATCTTTTATATGAAAAAGAGTATGCAAAATTCTTGAATGAAGTTAAAACCGAACTATAGAATAAAAAATATAAGTAAAATTCGTTTATTAGTTGACCCGTTTCCTCAGCCTTGCTAGAATGAAAGAAATGAAAGGGGTCATATGCTAATGATTGATGTATCCGTTATAATGGGAAGTATTTCTGACTGGGAAACAATGAAAGAAGCCTGTCAGATATTAGATGATTTTGGGATTTCTTATGAAAAAAAGATTGTTTCAGCGCATCGGACACCAGATGTAATGTTCGACTTTTCTGAAAAAGCGAGAGGTAGAGGGATTAAAGTTATTATTGCTGGAGCAGGTGGTGCGGCTCATTTACCAGGAATGGTCGCAGCCAAAACCACATTACCAGTAATTGGCGTTCCCGTTGAGTCAAAAGCATTAAAAGGAATGGATTCATTATTATCAATTGTTCAAATGCCAGGAGGAATACCTGTGGCAACAACGGCCATTGGTAAAGCTGGGGCTAAGAATGCAGGTCTACTTGCCACACAAATATTATCAATCACCAATGATGAGCTACAAGGAAAATTAGCAGATTACCGAGAAGAATTGAAACAGCTAGTAATCGAAAGTGAGGCCGATTTTGACTAAGATGATTTTACCTCAAGATACGATAGGCATTATTGGCGGTGGTCAATTAGGTCAAATGATGGCTTTAAGCGCTAAAGAGATGGGTTTTGTTGTTGGAATCCTTGATCCGACACCTAATTGTCCAGCCTCACAAGTAGCTGATTGGCACATTCAAGCGAACTATGACGACTCAAAAGCGATTGAAGAATTAGTGACTAAATCAGATGTTGTGACCTATGAATTCGAAAATGTGGATGCTGATGTTTTAGCCAAATGTGCGGAACTAGGCAAATTACCTCAAGGCTTAGATTTACTTAAAATTAGCCAAAATAGAAAACACGAAAAGGCCTTTTTGACTAAACTCAATCTACCGACAGCGGCTTATGACATTGTGGCAAGTCAAGAAGAATTAATTCAGGCACTAGATTTGTTAGGCTACCCTTCTGTTTTAAAAACCTGTTCAGGTGGCTATGATGGAAAAGGTCAAGTGGTTATTAAAAGCGAAGCTGATATCAAAGAAGCAACAGTTTTATTAACTTTAGGTGAGTGTGTGTTAGAAAAATGGTTAACCTTTGAAAAAGAAATTTCGGTGATTGTGTCTGGTAGCAGTCGGGGACAATTTGAAGTTTTCCCAATTGCTGAGAATAGACATCAAAACAACGTGCTACACACTTCTCTTATTCCTGCCGATATTTTAGGCGATTGTGAGTCTCAAGCAAAAGAGATGGCAAAAAAAATAGCTGAGAACCTTGAAATTAAAGGAACGATTACCGTAGAGATGTTTGTGACGAAACATGGTGGTATAATTATTAATGAGATGGCACCTAGACCTCATAATTCGGGTCATTATTCCATTGAAGCTTGTAATGTGAGTCAGTTTGATTTACACATTAGAGGGATTTGCGGTTGGCCACTTCCTAAAGTTGTTTTACACGAATCAGCAGTGATGGTTAACTTACTTGGAAAAGAAGCAGATCTGGCTAAAGAGTGGATTTATTTAAAACCTGAGTGGTATTTTCATTATTATGGAAAAAAAGAAGTAAAAGATGGTAGAAAAATGGGCCATATTACGATATTATCAAATAGTCTTAATGAAACATTAGAAGAAATCAACCAAACCAATATTTGGAAATAGAGAGGATAAGACAATGTTAGAACGTTATACACGAGAAGAAATGGGTAAAATTTGGACAGACGACAATCGTTATCAAGCTTGGTTAGAAGTAGAAATCTTAGCAGATGAAGCTTGGGCTGAATTAGGAGAAATTCCTAAAGAGGACGTAGTAAAAATTCGTGAAAATGCAAGTTTTGATGTTGATCGTATTTTAGAAATTGAAGCTGAAACAAGACATGATGTGGTAGCTTTCACACGTACTGTCTCTGAAAGTTTAGGGGAAGAACGCAAGTGGGTTCATTACGGTTTAACAAGTACAGACGTGGTTGATACGGCTTATGGTTACCTTTTAAAACAAGCCAATGACATTTTAAGAAAAGATTTAGCTAACTTCACTGAAATTATTGGTGAAAAGGCTAAAGAACATAAATACACAGTTATGATGGGTAGAACTCACGGGGTTCATGCTGAGCCAACTACTTTTGGTTTGAAACTAGCTTTATGGTATTCAGAAATGAAACGTAACGTGGAGCGTTTTGACCATGCAGCTAAGGCTGTTGAAGCAGGTAAAGTGAGTGGAGCAGTTGGAACATTTGCTAATACACCACCATTTGTAGAAGAATATGTTTGTGAAAAATTAGGTCTACGTGCTCAAGACATCTCAACACAAGTCTTACCTCGTGATTTACATGCAGAATACTTGTCATCAATGGCTTTAATCGCCACAAGTATTGAAAAATTTGCCACAGAAATTCGTGGATTACAAAAATCTGAAACACGTGAAGTGGAAGAATTCTTTGCTAAAGGTCAAAAAGGTTCATCAGCAATGCCACATAAACGTAACCCAATTGGTTCTGAAAATATGACAGGTTTAGCTCGTGTGATTCGTGGACATATGGTGACAGCTTATGAAAATGTTGCTTTATGGCATGAAAGAGATATTTCTCATTCATCAGCTGAACGTATCATTATTCCAGATACAACGATTCTTTTAAACTATATGTTAAATCGTTTCGGAAATATCGTTAAAAATCTAACGGTTTTCCCAGAAAATATGAAACGCAACATGGATGCAACATTTGGCTTAATTTACAGCCAACGTGTATTACTTAAACTAATTGATAAAGGGATGTCTCGTGAAGGCTCTTATGATTTGGTTCAACCAAAAACAGCCTACGCTTGGGATCATCAAGTTCAATTTAGAACACTTTTAGAAGAAGATGAAAAAATTACTTCTGTCTTAACACCAGAAGAAATCAACGACGCTTTTGATTATAACTATCATTTAAAAAATGTCGATGTTATTTTCGAAAGAGTTGGATTATCTTAAAACAGAGTGGTGAAAAAGGCGCTTAGCTCCAAGCAACTGGAGTGAATACTAAACAATCCGTGCTTTTGGGATTGATTAGTATTTGTGAAGCTGCTATTTGAACCAAAACTATTAAAAATTATTCATATATAGGACTGTAATCTTTAAATTGGGTTACAGTCTTTTTTTGATTTAAAAAACGAAATTGTATTTTTGGAATGTTGAATTGATAAGCTTTGTTATTTTTAGTCGACATAGAAAAACTATTTTTAAGCGCAGAATTATCACTATTTCACATAGTTCGTTAAACTAGTTCTCGGATAAGGGAGTGGTTTAGATGAAAATGAAAAAAATAATAACATTAGGGTTAATGACTGGATTGTTTGCTTTAGTTAATCCAGTCTTTGCTGAGGAAATAAAAAGTGATCAGCAAGAAGTAACAACTCAAAGTGTAAATTTAGAAAAAGACTATTCGAAATACTCAGCAGAGGAATTAGCTGAACTAGTTAGAAGTAAAAAAGTAACCAGTGAAGAATTAGTTAAACAAGCAACACGAAAAGTTAATCAAGAAAATCCAGCTCTAAACGCAGTTATCGGCTTAAGAGAAGAGGAA
Coding sequences within it:
- a CDS encoding response regulator transcription factor, whose translation is MKLLLIEDEHTLATLLKKGLTKKGYAVDLAFDGEEGLEFFHENDYDLILLDLNLPKINGFALLEIIRQTNQDINILILSAKSETDDVVKGLLEGANDYVTKPFDFPILEARIQSLLRRSFYQKPEIASFDSLTLNVHQNEVKIKDELLSLTLKEYSILRYLTLHQNQITSAETLIEHVWDSEVDLFSNSLKFHLFSLRKKLGEFGEDTPKIETIRGSGYRLISSESIDKGE
- a CDS encoding EamA family transporter, with the protein product METKKNMKLAMMLILFAATMSSLGQLAWKIGADATDSKFAILMYIVGLILAGVGMVVLMISFRFGDVSILQPMMSVGFALSIVFGAMFLNEGITTMKVIGTLFIIGGSALLGYEGGKDND
- the purK gene encoding 5-(carboxyamino)imidazole ribonucleotide synthase; the protein is MTKMILPQDTIGIIGGGQLGQMMALSAKEMGFVVGILDPTPNCPASQVADWHIQANYDDSKAIEELVTKSDVVTYEFENVDADVLAKCAELGKLPQGLDLLKISQNRKHEKAFLTKLNLPTAAYDIVASQEELIQALDLLGYPSVLKTCSGGYDGKGQVVIKSEADIKEATVLLTLGECVLEKWLTFEKEISVIVSGSSRGQFEVFPIAENRHQNNVLHTSLIPADILGDCESQAKEMAKKIAENLEIKGTITVEMFVTKHGGIIINEMAPRPHNSGHYSIEACNVSQFDLHIRGICGWPLPKVVLHESAVMVNLLGKEADLAKEWIYLKPEWYFHYYGKKEVKDGRKMGHITILSNSLNETLEEINQTNIWK
- the purE gene encoding 5-(carboxyamino)imidazole ribonucleotide mutase codes for the protein MIDVSVIMGSISDWETMKEACQILDDFGISYEKKIVSAHRTPDVMFDFSEKARGRGIKVIIAGAGGAAHLPGMVAAKTTLPVIGVPVESKALKGMDSLLSIVQMPGGIPVATTAIGKAGAKNAGLLATQILSITNDELQGKLADYREELKQLVIESEADFD
- a CDS encoding gluconokinase is translated as MYRLAVDIGTTNIKLCLFENYRLEEKIDVNIETQFEGSGKVFQNPAKILQQIKRNIRKITQKGFEIDAISFSTAMHSIMPVMETVYDEEMFIWLDTQASDFVKKFKKIDLADQFYQKTGTPIHEMSPFSKIAVLSRKNDYQKAQKWIGFKEYLMKAFTGEEVIDYSTASATGLFNIHEMKWDEDILSFLKLEESKLAKLVDTDTHYPIKKDIADELLLSRELQVYVGACDGCLASLASYLGNGTASTLTVGTSGAVRKLTKKIELDDEGKTFCYYLNKEYWVVGGATNNGGQVLSWANKMFYQESTIYKDLEHIFKVSPIGSNGIQFLPYIAGERAPLWNGEATGSFSGMSINHQREDMLRSLIEGVIFNLRYISELVELDTRDLSISGGFFDSPYLSTLAADIFGKNCIQSVFSEPSFGLICLMNPPKKSIISDQKRIFTSLENHLLYEKEYAKFLNEVKTEL
- the purB gene encoding adenylosuccinate lyase, which produces MLERYTREEMGKIWTDDNRYQAWLEVEILADEAWAELGEIPKEDVVKIRENASFDVDRILEIEAETRHDVVAFTRTVSESLGEERKWVHYGLTSTDVVDTAYGYLLKQANDILRKDLANFTEIIGEKAKEHKYTVMMGRTHGVHAEPTTFGLKLALWYSEMKRNVERFDHAAKAVEAGKVSGAVGTFANTPPFVEEYVCEKLGLRAQDISTQVLPRDLHAEYLSSMALIATSIEKFATEIRGLQKSETREVEEFFAKGQKGSSAMPHKRNPIGSENMTGLARVIRGHMVTAYENVALWHERDISHSSAERIIIPDTTILLNYMLNRFGNIVKNLTVFPENMKRNMDATFGLIYSQRVLLKLIDKGMSREGSYDLVQPKTAYAWDHQVQFRTLLEEDEKITSVLTPEEINDAFDYNYHLKNVDVIFERVGLS
- a CDS encoding EamA family transporter, with translation MTDILKIVLILIVTTLSGSIGALALKQGMNELAEVTFVKAITNKWLLIGCFLYIVSAATNIVLFKFLDYSIAFPMTSLTYVWTVFISYFTFKEKITPLKLLSVGLIMIGVVIISQ
- a CDS encoding alpha/beta hydrolase is translated as MFIWIIAIILIIVIGICIYGAHFFVNVAFYKDSTWFAKKGHALFNPDNFNREKTVYTEIEDRQNEEGHRFWEEEATEEIFMKWNNETLCAREFKAMPHSNKWIIAVHGYRSSGKRDMSYPAKVFNEVGFNVLVPDLQSHGKSTGNEIGMGWLEKENVKAWIDKIISHYPEAEITLFGGSMGAATVMMTSGEELPKQVKVLVADCGYTTVYNEFSYLLSSALKLPASPILFFANFFAKSKLGFTLKEASSVDQLKKNTRPILFFHGTADKFVPHEMVYRNMEATTSVKEVMIVENAPHLCSWVYDETRYFKTVLEFIDENLTKGEGHGN